The following DNA comes from Thermoanaerobaculia bacterium.
GTCGGGACTGGGCGCGACCGCGCACGTTCCTCACAAGGCGGTGACGTGGGAGGGATGGGAGGACTCCGCCGTTCCCCCGGAGAAGCTGGGCGACTATCTTCGTGAGCTGAGGCGGCTCCTCGAGGCGTACCGGTACGAAGGCGACTTCTACGGGCACTTCGGGCAGGGCTGCCTCCACACCCGGATCGATTTCGATCTCGAGACGGCGCCCGGTATCGAACGGTACCGCCGGTTCGTCCACGACGCGGCGCGGCTCGTCGTCTCGTTCGGCGGATCGCTGTCGGGGGAGCATGGAGACGGCCAGTCGCGGGCGGAGCTCCTGCCGATCATGTTCGGCGAGCGGCTCGTCGGGGCGTTCCGCGAGTTCAAGGCGATCTGGGACCCCGGTGGCCTCATGAACCCCGGCAAGGTCGTCGATCCCTACGGGATCACCGAGAACCTGCGCCTCGGGGCCGACTACCGGCCGCGGGAGACGAGGACGCATTTCGGATTCCCGGGCGACCGGGGGAGCTTCGCCTTCGCGACGATCCGCTGCGTGGGCGTGGGGAAATGCCGGCGTCTCGACGGCGGAACGATGTGTCCGAGCTTCATGGTCACGCGGGAGGAGGAACACTCGACGCGCGGTCGTGCCCGTCTCCTCTTCGAAATGATGCGGGGGGACTCGCTGCCGGGCGGCTGGCGGAGCGAGGCCGTCCGCGACGCTCTCGACCTCTGCCTCGCCTGCAAGGGATGCAAGGGCGACTGTCCGGTCAACGTCGACATGGCGACGTACAAGGCCGAGTTCCTCTCGCATTACTATGCCGGCCGGCTGCGGCCGCGGCACGCGTACGCGATGGGGCTCATTCCGTGGGTCGCGCGCGCGGCGTCGCTCGCGCCGCGTCTCGTCAATCTCGCCGCGCGAGCGCCGGGGATCTCGGCGCTCGTCAAGCTCGCCGCCGGCATCGCCCCGGAGCGCGAGATTCCTGCCTTCGCGCCGGAAACCTTCAAAGCCTGGTTCGCGCGGCGGAGGGAACGCGCCGACCTGCCGGCCGACGCGCCCCGCGTCGTCCTGTTCGCGGACACTTTCAACAACCACTTCCACCCGGGGACCGCGAAAGCCGCCGTCGCCGTGCTCCAGGAGGCGGGATTTCGCGTGAGCGTGCCGGGTCCGCCGCTCTGCTGCGGGCGGCCGCTGTACGACTTCGGAATGCTCGACCTCGCGGCTCGTCAGCTCCGGCGCATCCTCCGCATCCTCGGACCCGAGGTTCGGAAGGGGATACCCGTCGTCGTCCTCGAGCCGAGCTGCGCGGCCGTGTTCCGCGACGAGCTCCGCAACCTCTTCCCGGCGGACGAGGATGCGCGGCGGCTCTCGGAGAGCACGTTGCTCCTCTCGGAGCTCCTGCGGAACCACGCGCCCGGGTGGGCGCCGCCGCGGCTGTCGCGGTCCGCCGTCGTCCAGGCGCATTGCCATCACCGCGCCGTCATCGGGATCGACGACGAGCGCGCGCTGCTCGACTCGATGGGGCTCGACGTCGACGTGCTCGATTCGGGCTGCTGCGGGATGGCGGGCTCCTTCGGATTCGAGCGCGGCGATCATTATGCGGTTTCCGTCGCGGCGGGCGAGCGCGTGCTGCTCCCGGCGGTGCGCTCCGCGCCGAAGGAGACGATCGTCGTCGCCGACGGATTCTCCTGCCGGGAGCAGATCGCGCAGCGGACGGACAGGAGGGCCCTCCACCTGGCGGAGGTGCTCCGGCTCGCGGCCGACTTCGGACCCGACGGGCCGGGAGGCGCGTACCCGGAGGCCGCGTGTCGCGCGATCCGCTGACCGCCCGCCCCCGGTTCTCGTGCGACGCCGAAGCCCCGGGGGAGGCGCTGCCCCACTTCTGGGAGCACACCGTCGGAAGCGGGCACGCCCCGCTGTCGCTCCGCGCGGACTGGCAGTCGCAGATGATCCGCGCGCACGAGGAGGCGGGGTTCCGCCACGTCCGGTTCCACGGGATCCTGACGGGGGGAATGGACACGCTCGTCCGCGAGGGCGCACGTCGAATCTATTCCTTCTTCAATGCGGACCGGATCGTCGACTTCCTCCTGTCGATCGGCATGCGACCGTTCGTCGAGTTGTCCTTCATGCCCGACGCGCTCGCGTCGGGGCGGAAGACGGTCTTCCATTACGCGGCCAACGTGACGCCGCCGCGGGACCGGCGCGGCTGGTCGGTGCTCGTCGAGCGCCTCGTCTCCCACTGGAAGAAGCGATATGGCCGGCGCGAGGTCGCGCAGTGGTTCTTCGAGGTCTGGAACGAGCCGAACCTCGACGCCTTCTGGACCGGCTCCCGCCTCGACTACTTCCGCTTCTACCGGCAGACGGCGGTGACGATCAAGCGTGTCGACCGATCGTTCCGCGTCGGCGGGCCGGCGACGTCGCAGGACGCGTGGATCGGCGAGTTCGTCTCCTGGTGCCGGCAGCACGGCGCGCCGCTGGATTTCGTGACGACGCACCACTACCCGACCGACGGCTTCGGGAAGCCCGGCGACGACACGGAGATCCAGCTCGCGAGGAGCCGCCGCAGCGTCCTTCGCGACCGCGCCCGCGAGACGCGCCGGCGGGCGGGCGGCGCGCCCGTCTACTACACCGAATGGTCGAGCTCCTCCGGCCCCCGCGATCCGCGGCACGACGAGCCGTACGCGGCCGCGTTCGCCGTCAAGACGATGCTCGAGGCGGCGGGGCTCGTCGAAGGCTACAGCTGGTGGACCGTCTCGGACCTCTTCGCGGAGAACTACCTTCCGTCGCGGCCCTTTCAGGGAGGCTTCGGCTTGCTGACGATCCACGGCGTGCCGAAGCCCGTCTACCGCGCTTTCCAGATACTGCACGAGGCGGGGACCGAACGCCTGCCGGTCGCCGGCTCGCATCCGACGGTCGACGCATGGGCGGTGCGGGGACGCGGATCGCTCACCGTGATCCTGACGAACTTCGCTCTCCCGCGCCGTCCCATCCGCCGGGAGACCGCGCGGGTCCGGGTGTCGACCCCGGCGGCGCCGCTCTCCGCGACGGTCCGGCGGATCGACGAGCGCCACGCCAACGCGTATCGCGCGTGGAAGCGAATGGGATCGCCGGAGTATCCCGACGCGGCCGAGATCGAGCGGCTGGAAAGCGCTTCGCGTCTCCGGCCCGAGTCCCTCCCGTGGACGCCCGCCGGCGGCGCGGTCGACTTCGCAATCGACCTGCCGCCCCAGTCGGTCGCGGCCGCGCACCTCCGGTTCCCCCGGGGAGGCGGGCGTCCTTGAGGCCCCTCTCCGCGGCGGCGCTCGACCGCCTCGAGCGGGAGGCTTTCGGATACTTCCGGAAGAACGCGAACGCGAAGACCGGGCTCGTCGCGGACTGCACCCGTCCGGGAGCCCCGGCGAGCATCGCCGCCTGCGGTCTCGCTCTCACCGCTTATCCGGTCGCCGTCGAGCGCGGATATCTCTCCCGCGCGGCGGCGGCCGAGCGCGTCCGCCGCCTCCTGCGCTTCTTCGCGGAAGGGGAGCAGGGGGAAGGCCCGGAGGCGATCGGGAACCGGGGTTTCTTCTACCACTTCCTCGACATGGCGAGCGGGAAACGGGTCTGGGAGTGCGAGGTCTCGACGATCGACAGCGCCTACGTGTTCGCGGGCGCGCTCGCGGCCTCCCTCTACTTCGACGGATCCGAACGCATCGAGCGGCGCATTCGCGATTTCGCCGATGCGCTCTGCCGGCGCGCCGACTGGGAATGGGCGAGGAACGGCGGGGCGACCGTGACACACGGCTGGAGGCCCGAGACGGGGTTCATTCCGTTCCGTTGGGAGGGGTACAGCGAGGCGCTCGTCCTCTACGCGCTCGCGCTCGGGTCAGCGACGCACCCGATTCCGGAGGAGAGCTACCGCGCGTGGACCGAGACCTACTGGTGGAGGAACGTGTACGGGATCGACTACCTCCACGCCGGACCGCTCTTCATTCATCAGCTCTCCCACGTCTGGATCGACTTCCGCGGTATCCAGGACGGGTACATGCGCGAGCGGGGCTCGGACTACTTCGAGAACAGCCGCCGGGCGACCCACATCCAGCGCGAGTATGCGATCCGAAATCCGCTGAAGTTCCGGGAGTACGGCGCGAACTGCTGGGGAATCACGGCATCGGAAGGGCCCGGCCCGGCGGTGCTCGAGATCGAAAGCGTGAAACGGCGATTCTTCAGTTACGTCGCGCGCGGAATTCCGGAGGGCCCCGACGACGGGACGATCGCGCCGTGGGGCGCGGTGGCGTCGCTTCCGTTCGCTCCGGACGTCGTGCTTCCGACGATCCGGCACCTGATCAAGACGCTCGGGGTCGGATCGACGAGCCCGTTCGGACTCGAGGCGACGTTCAACCCGACCTTCCCCGACTCGGGAACGCGAAGCGGATGGCTGTCGCCCTACAACTTCGGGTTGAACGACGGCCCGATCGTCCTGATGATCGAGAACTACCGGACCGGATTGATCTGGAAGCTCACGCGCGGGTGCGAGCCGCTCGTCCGGGGGCTCCGCCGCGCCGGATTTCGAGGAGGCTGGTTGTGAAGAGAAAAGATCGGGAGAGGCCGCGCGTCGTCGTCGTGACCGGGGCGTCCGCGGGGGTCGGGAGAGCGGCGGTTCGCGAGTTCGCCCGCGAGGGGGCCTGGGTCGGGCTCCTCGCCCGCGGAGTGGAGGGGCTCGACGGCGCGCGCGCCGAGATCGAGGCGGCCGGGGGACGCGCGCTGGCGCGGCAGACCGACGTTTCGCGGCCCGACGAGGTCGAGCGCGCGGCCGAGGAGGTCGAGCGCGATCTCGGTCCAATCGACGTCTGGGTCAACAACGCGATGGTGTCGGTTTTCTCCCCGTTCTCCGAGATGACCGCCGACGAGTTCCGGCGGGTCACCGAGGTCACGTATCTCGGCGTCGTCTACGGGACGATGGCGGCGCTGAAGAGAATGATTCCGCGGGACCGCGGAACGATCGTCCAGGTCGGATCGGCGCTCGCCTACCGGAGCATTCCGCTCCAGTCGGCGTACTGCGGCGCCAAACACGCGATCCGCGGCTTCACCGACTCGGTCCGCTGCGAGCTGCTCCACGACCGCCGCAACGTCCGGATCACGATGGTCCAGATGCCCGCGCTCAACACCCCGCAGTTCTCGTGGGTCCGGACCCGCCTGCCGCGGCGGCCACAGCCGGTCCCGCCGATCTTCGAGCCGGAAGTGGCCGGACGCGCGATCGCCTACGCGGCGCGCCGGCCGCGCCGGGAGCTCGACGTCGGGGGGCCCACCCTCGCCGCGATCGTCGGAAACGCCGTGGCGCCGCAGCTCTTCGACCGCTATCTGGCGAGGACCGGCTACGCGAGCCAGCAGACGGACGAGCCGCTTCCCGGGGGACGCCCGGACAACCTCTTCGCTCCGGTCGCGGGGGACCACGGCGCCCACGGCCGGTTCGACGGGCGGTCGCGCCGGCATTCGGTCGAGCTCTGGGCGACGACGCACCGGACGTGGATCGCCGGAGCGATCGCGACGAGCGCCGTCGCCCTCGCGGGCGCCCTCGCCCGCCGCCGCCGCTGATCAGCTCCCGGGCTGCTCGAAAACGTCGAGCCCGATCGGCTTCCCGCGCTTCTCC
Coding sequences within:
- a CDS encoding FAD-binding and (Fe-S)-binding domain-containing protein, with product MLSEAETVTLPKPAPPRSARERPLDARALASALASKVDGEVRFDDGSRALYATDGSNYRQVPIGVVVPRTEADVLATIALCRDFGAPILSRGGGTSLAGQCCNVAVVMDFSKYMNRVLGIDRGGRLGRVQPGCILDDLREAARREGLTFGPDPATHTHNTLGGMIGNDSCGVHSVMAAFAGTGARTADNVEEMEIVTADGERMRVGATSEDDLAAILRAGGRRAEIYGALRDLRDRYAAEIRSRFPDIPRRVSGFNLPYLLPEKGFHVARALVGSEGTCVTVLEATMNLIPEPGARSLLVLGFADVYTAADRVPEIMRHRPIGLEGMDHRLIADMKAIGLHPRDVRLLPEGKGWLLVEFGGRDKTESDGKARDLLRALGDSAGMVGHKLFDDPEEERQIWKVRESGLGATAHVPHKAVTWEGWEDSAVPPEKLGDYLRELRRLLEAYRYEGDFYGHFGQGCLHTRIDFDLETAPGIERYRRFVHDAARLVVSFGGSLSGEHGDGQSRAELLPIMFGERLVGAFREFKAIWDPGGLMNPGKVVDPYGITENLRLGADYRPRETRTHFGFPGDRGSFAFATIRCVGVGKCRRLDGGTMCPSFMVTREEEHSTRGRARLLFEMMRGDSLPGGWRSEAVRDALDLCLACKGCKGDCPVNVDMATYKAEFLSHYYAGRLRPRHAYAMGLIPWVARAASLAPRLVNLAARAPGISALVKLAAGIAPEREIPAFAPETFKAWFARRRERADLPADAPRVVLFADTFNNHFHPGTAKAAVAVLQEAGFRVSVPGPPLCCGRPLYDFGMLDLAARQLRRILRILGPEVRKGIPVVVLEPSCAAVFRDELRNLFPADEDARRLSESTLLLSELLRNHAPGWAPPRLSRSAVVQAHCHHRAVIGIDDERALLDSMGLDVDVLDSGCCGMAGSFGFERGDHYAVSVAAGERVLLPAVRSAPKETIVVADGFSCREQIAQRTDRRALHLAEVLRLAADFGPDGPGGAYPEAACRAIR
- a CDS encoding glycosyl hydrolase, whose product is MSRDPLTARPRFSCDAEAPGEALPHFWEHTVGSGHAPLSLRADWQSQMIRAHEEAGFRHVRFHGILTGGMDTLVREGARRIYSFFNADRIVDFLLSIGMRPFVELSFMPDALASGRKTVFHYAANVTPPRDRRGWSVLVERLVSHWKKRYGRREVAQWFFEVWNEPNLDAFWTGSRLDYFRFYRQTAVTIKRVDRSFRVGGPATSQDAWIGEFVSWCRQHGAPLDFVTTHHYPTDGFGKPGDDTEIQLARSRRSVLRDRARETRRRAGGAPVYYTEWSSSSGPRDPRHDEPYAAAFAVKTMLEAAGLVEGYSWWTVSDLFAENYLPSRPFQGGFGLLTIHGVPKPVYRAFQILHEAGTERLPVAGSHPTVDAWAVRGRGSLTVILTNFALPRRPIRRETARVRVSTPAAPLSATVRRIDERHANAYRAWKRMGSPEYPDAAEIERLESASRLRPESLPWTPAGGAVDFAIDLPPQSVAAAHLRFPRGGGRP
- a CDS encoding glucoamylase family protein, whose product is MRPLSAAALDRLEREAFGYFRKNANAKTGLVADCTRPGAPASIAACGLALTAYPVAVERGYLSRAAAAERVRRLLRFFAEGEQGEGPEAIGNRGFFYHFLDMASGKRVWECEVSTIDSAYVFAGALAASLYFDGSERIERRIRDFADALCRRADWEWARNGGATVTHGWRPETGFIPFRWEGYSEALVLYALALGSATHPIPEESYRAWTETYWWRNVYGIDYLHAGPLFIHQLSHVWIDFRGIQDGYMRERGSDYFENSRRATHIQREYAIRNPLKFREYGANCWGITASEGPGPAVLEIESVKRRFFSYVARGIPEGPDDGTIAPWGAVASLPFAPDVVLPTIRHLIKTLGVGSTSPFGLEATFNPTFPDSGTRSGWLSPYNFGLNDGPIVLMIENYRTGLIWKLTRGCEPLVRGLRRAGFRGGWL
- a CDS encoding SDR family oxidoreductase codes for the protein MKRKDRERPRVVVVTGASAGVGRAAVREFAREGAWVGLLARGVEGLDGARAEIEAAGGRALARQTDVSRPDEVERAAEEVERDLGPIDVWVNNAMVSVFSPFSEMTADEFRRVTEVTYLGVVYGTMAALKRMIPRDRGTIVQVGSALAYRSIPLQSAYCGAKHAIRGFTDSVRCELLHDRRNVRITMVQMPALNTPQFSWVRTRLPRRPQPVPPIFEPEVAGRAIAYAARRPRRELDVGGPTLAAIVGNAVAPQLFDRYLARTGYASQQTDEPLPGGRPDNLFAPVAGDHGAHGRFDGRSRRHSVELWATTHRTWIAGAIATSAVALAGALARRRR